The sequence below is a genomic window from Monodelphis domestica isolate mMonDom1 chromosome 2, mMonDom1.pri, whole genome shotgun sequence.
aactctgaggtatcacctcacacctagcagattggctaacataacagcaaaggaaagtaatgaatgctggaggggatgtggcaaagttgggacattaattcattgctggtggagttgtgaactgatccaaccattctggagggcaatttggaactatgcccaaagggtgctaaaagaatatctaccctttgacccagccatagcactgctgggcttgtaccgcaaagagataataaggaaaaagacttgtacaagaatattcatagctgctctctttgtggtggcccaaaactggaaaacgaggggctgcccatcaattggggaatggctgaacaaactgtggtatctgttggtgatggaatactattgtgctaaaaggaataataaagtggagaagttccatggagactggaacgacctccaggaagtgatgcagagcgagaggagcagaaccaggagaacattgtacacagagacaaacacactgtggtataatcgaacgtaatggacttctccattagtggtggtgtaatgtccctgaacaatttgcagggatccaggagaaaaaacactatccataagcagaggacaaactgagggaatagaaacaccgaggaaaagcaactgcctgactacaatggctgaggggacatgacagaggagagactctaaacgaacactctaatgcaaatattatcaacatggcaatgggttcgaagcaagaacacatgtgatacccagtggaatcacgcgtcggctacggggggtgggagggaggaaaagaaaatgatctttgtctttaatgaaaaatgcatggaaatgatcaaataaaatactataaaattaaaaagaaatcctcTCTCATACCCACCAAATTTACCAAAAAgcatattgaaaattatttttaaaaatgtaatgatgGTTGGACGGAGGGAGAGATCAGTATCTTATTAAATAGTCATAATTAAGGGTGGGCAAATGGGACTTAGTCCCAGGACACCTGGCATCTGAGGacattcttccttcccttgaAAGTTCTCTAGCATTTCATGATTCTTTCCGTTATTCCAATGATTAATGACCCTCCCCTCTCCTACCGAAGTATTTACTTTGACGATATTTTACCAGTCGATGTAAATATTtcctcccagtagaatgtaagcttcttgagggcaggaaccatttttcattttgtggtcGCCTTTCCAGTTTCTGGTATGTTGTGTTGTTCTATTTTTTGCAGGGCTGGAAATTGGTCCTGCATCAGGAGGGTGATGAAAATGTAAGGCTATAAAGAtctcccagtgaggaaattccttctattaACAACAATCAGCAATGGGAGTCGGGGAGAGCTGTCCAGGGGAGTTgtcagtttaagtgacttgccagggtgcCCAATAATGTGCTAAAAAACAGGAAACTACGGAGTGCTTCCCATGTGCCAGGCAGGAACATATGTACCTTTAATCTCTGGGGATAGAGAGAAAATTGAAAAGTAGCTCCTACCTCAAGGAGCCCATGGTCTAGTGGGGAGCCAACTTctagaaaatcagaacatgcGCGATGAATACAGAATAAATCAAAGGTAGCCTTAGGGAGGGGCACTTAATCTAGGGTCCATGAACTCCTCTGCCCCCTGGCTTCCCCGATCTCCTTGAAGCCCCATCTAAAATGCCcctcttctataggaagccttttggGAGCTCTCTTTACTCTAGAGTTTTCTCTTCAGTGTATTCTATATCTATAGAGCTTGTTTACACAGCGAGTGGTTTCCACTCCCCAGCAGCTCATGCTCTGCCTGCTGCTCTTGGGCATTTGCTGACTGAGACACAATGGTATGCACAGAAAAGGGTCTTTGGGCTCATCCCAGGCTGTCACTCTCATCAACCCTCCTCCAGCCCTGGAAACACCCAAAGGGAACTTATCCAGCTATTTGACTTTCTGAAGACACAGGAGAAAAAGGCAAATGAACCTGCTAAATGCTCAGAGATTAGGTAGCGAGGTGAAAAAATGAGCCAACTTCCTTCATCTCAGTTACCAAAGAGAACAGAATGAACAGTTGGCCCAAATGAAGGGCAGAGATCTAGGACAAGTACAAAATCTGACCTCTTCTCACCAAGCCAGCCTCCTTTGCCTCTGGTGAGGACCAGGAAATCCAGCTTTCTGCAAACAACCAACAGGTTGCCTCACCCAATGGCACTGAGTTGATAGTcttgaaagaaggaaaccatagaGATGGAGAGATATCACAGCTTTCTTGTCACCCCACCACAGTTTCCAAGGGGACAGCTGACATCAATTAAACCACTAAGTTGTTAATGAACCATAAGTAGTGATAGGTAAAAGGAGGAAATATCTAGATGGGAGATTCATGGTCCAgatctgtgatggcaaacctatggcacaggtaccaaagatggcacacaatgGTGCTCTATGTGGGCACTCAGCCACCTACCCCCAGACTTTGTtacaagaaaggcagagggacttgggtggagctgctcccttccccctctctactgcacctgatgacattttttcacatcacctgcccctctgcccagcagcccaatgggagctcagtGGaaagctcacaggtggcagagctggaggggagcagagaactCAGGCCACTTCCCTCCCACTCTCTACACTTGCTCAGGACATTCCTCGCTTTGCCTGCCCCTCGGACtagtccagcagcccaatgggagagctttctccctcccctgtgtggggtaaaggggagAGACATGACATGGCACTCAGTCTTGGGGGTACAGTATGGGCAAGGCCCAGCACTCCACCTCTAAAGGGTTCTCCATTACTGGTCTAGATGATTGGGTCCTGATGGCTTCTGGAGAAGAGAAGTTCAGTAACTGCTATACCATGATGACACAGGTGGGTTAGATCTAGTCCCTTTTGCTTCTTGGGTGACTTTAGGAATGCTATTTAACTTCATGCTGAGAGTTTTTGTCCTCCCTGCTAAACtctgtgtttcttgaaggcagagaccttGTCCTCCCCATCCCCAGTGCCCAATAAGCCTTATTCCCCTAGCCTATACTGTAGCAATAGGACTGATGAGGTGGGTGAAATTCAAAagacaaaacacaaaaggaagctagcagaaggaaagcaggaagaagGTACCAGATGTCTCCATTATCCTCACTTCCAATCAGgtaccttctctcctctcttcagcTTTCTTCCCCTCCTGCTTTCTCAGCCTAGACAAAACCTCTACTTTCCTGATCTGTGACTGCCTACCTCATTCCCCATTTCAGGAGAAGCTCATCCATATCCTCCCTGCATCATTCACAACTCCCCAGACATCTCCTCTTCCTTGGCCAAACCCACTAttggtacataataaatacttgtcaattGATAGGTCTAGAACAAAGATCATAGCCAGTAAGGgttagaatattagagctggaaggaccttataacaaagaatatcaggactagaagagatgaatgaatgagtgaggaaatgaatgaatgaactaaaaatatttattaagcctttaaTATGTGTCAGCCACTCTGTTAACCACgagggatataaatataaaaaagcccAAAGGGTAACAAAGGATAGGGAACTGATGTGCCCTTTCTGGAAGAGACAATCTGGTTGATTCAATTATCAATTCTAGAGCAAGAGCTGGGAAGGGACAGGAACAGGAACAGTGTTTGGGTGCAGTGATATACCAGGAAGATGTCAGTGAAGCAGGCAAGTGGAAGTGGCTAGCTGGAGTGAGCTCCCACCAGTCAGGATGGCGTGGTTCCAGAGTCATGGGAGGGTAGAGTGGTGATGGTGACAGGGTAGGACAATAGGAAGAACTTGGTGAAACATGAGGATGACATGGTCAGCTCCAACCTAATATTGGTGGGAGCTGCCTCCAGTTCTGGGTCTTagtctctttttgtcttttccaTAAACCAATCAGCTAATAGCAACACTGAGAGCAAAGAGTCCTCGGGCACACACTCTTCTCTCCCATCATCCACCACCCAGCCCCTAGGGCTCCGCATCAGCTTTCACAAGAATTGCTTGAACTCTCTCTCCCACCCATGCAACTTGAGAAGAGAGTTCTAGGTTCTAGAATCCATCCTTCTGGACTGAGCAAGGGGACTTTCTGGACAGCTCCAGCCTCAGGGTTGCCTTTCAAGCAATGCCAAAGTCAAGCATTTGGGGTTGCTAAATcaaaagagggggaagaggagtcTTATTGGGGTTTAGTCTAGATTTCTCAGTGATAACTGGGTGGGAGTCCAACCAGCAGAGGAGAGATGATTTGGGAGTCAAGATAGCACCCAATCTATGTAATTGCTGAGCTTGGGGATGCTGGAACTCAGGCTACATTAGGGTTGTACAAGTCTTGTCCTGCAATTCTTGTCTCCGATTGGCCACACGTCTGGGTTGTCTGCACCTGAGGAAGAAGAACGGATTCACCTGCTGGAACTCCTTGGCCACAAAGTAGTAGCAGATGGCATCCAGGCAGCAGTTGGTATTGGACAGAAGGGTGACCACTTTGAAGACCTTTTTGAATCTGTCATTTTGTCCCAGGAAGAAGTTGAGCACAATTGATATGTGCAAGGGCAAGAAGCAAACGACAAACACAACCAGGTTGGCACACACCATGGCCACACTCTTGCGGATCtgtctgacctcagatatatcCCTTCTCTGAACCTTCAATAGAGTGCACACGATCTGGAGTGTACAAAAGACAAGGATCACCAGTGGGAGAAAAACCCCCAGCAGGGAGAAGAGTACCATTGAGGTATGGATCTCAGTTGTCTTATGAAAGCAGAAGGCACCATCGTGGATCTGCCATATGACACGAAAAGCCATCATAGTGATGACTACAACCCAGAGAAGGACACAGACAATGGCTGCCCGACCCGGGGTTCGAAGGGCTTTGGCCTTCAATGGGTACTTGATGGCCACGTAGCGGTCCACACCGATAGCCGTGGGGATGCTGATGCTCATGTATACATTGACCAGGTAGATGCCTTGGGGGACCTGGCAAGAGAGGTCCTCAGAGCAGCTCATCTTGGTGAAGTAAATGACAATGGGCAAAACCAAGATCAGACAGCCATCAGCCACAGCCAGGTTGACCATGTACACCTGGGTCTCTGTCCACTTTCTCATCCGGCAGCAAAAGACCCAGAGGGCCAGGACGTTGAAAGTGAGCCCAACGATGAAGATGACGCCATATAGGCTCATGTAGACATACGCCTCTTCCAAGGAGTTGAATCCTGAGTTGCAGCTGTTGGTCACCTTCATTCATGCAGAAACCTACCCAAGAGAGAAAagctccatcatttcttacaataagAAAGATAACGGTGATGGTCATCATCTTCTTCACCATGGAATACTCCCAGAATATTCCAAGAGGAATAGCACCGCAACAAACCTTCCCAGGACCATTTCACCATTGGATGAGGCCCATCGCAGGATTAAGTTGAAGAACACTGAAAAGCcgcccctcctctccttcccatgcgCCTTCCCTGTTTCCTGTTTCTTGTCtctgtccttcctcctccctGGCTCCTggtccctccctcctccccactccctgcaCTCATTCCAGCCATGATTCTGGTTGAGGAGCAGGGCTCACGTGTGGTCCTCTTTCCCCCTTCAGCTCTGCCTAAAGAATCCCTTGTTTCCCTCAAAGAATCTCAACTCGAGCATCACCTCCAGAACAAAATCCTCAGGAATTGCCATGCCATTTGTGTATCTTgggcatatatttttatataaatgtgtgtgtgtgtggtcattGCCTTTCCTGATggaatgctggggggggggggtaaaccaaggcaggagagtggtaagagctgggagTCTCCTCAGTTAGTAGAATAGCAGGTTCTGTCCCagatatattttaatgaattatggCTTGATGGATAGGGAGCTGTACTAAGAGTCAAAAAAACATGGGTtcaggaagcagctgggtggctcagtggattgaaagccaggcctagagacaggaggtcctgggttcaaatctggcctcagacacttcccagctgggtgaccctgggcaagtcacttgacccccattgctagcccttaccattcttctgccttggaaccaatacacagtactgaatttaagacagaagagaagggtttaaaaaatagaaataaaaaaaagaaaacacgggttcaaatcctgcttctgccctttactagctgtgtgaccttgggaaagtaggTACTCTGCACCCCAAACAATGATCTGGGACTGTGAGCCACAGAGTAGCAGGGGAGGATTCCTCCTCAGGATTTCCCTGCATCAGTGAAACTGCATCACAGGACCagtaaaaaaattacatatatattgttcagctgtttcagtcatagccccatttgggggtttcttggcaggagaTACTGCAGTGGATttgcctggcattctatccactgtgtcacctatctgtgtgtatacacacacacacacacacacacaacttttgAAGTCTATTGagctttttttaaccctcaccttccatcttggagtcaatactatgtattggctccaaggcagaagagtggtaagggctaggcaatgggggtcaagtgacttgcccagggtcacacagctggaaagtatctgaggccagatttgaattcaggaccaccagtctctagacctgattctccaTTCACCTGATCTCCATCTTCCCCAAACTGAGTTTTATATCTTGAAAAGGACCTTTATATCCTTTATCTCACTTCATCCCCACAATAACTCTATATGTATTCCCCCATTTTAATagactcattttaaagatgagaaaacagaggttcagagaggttCCATGATGCCTCCAGCCATAAAACTACttaaatgtcagaggtaggatttgaatttgggtctctCTAAGctcttcccctacccccacccccactctgaCTCTTGTTTGTTGACTGGACCCTGCTTGAACTCTAAAATTCACTTCCCTTTTTCCCATGGAAAGTTCTCTGAAGGCAACCAGCTCTGAAGCTCCATCAGTTCTGAGACATCAGCCCCATCCCCCTTCAGGCTCTGGATTATCTGGCATCATAGTATAGTGGATCCTGAgctgatcttggagtcagaacCTCAGCTTTCAGCTTAGTCATCACATCTCTTGGTCTCACTTTCCTTACCTATGAAATGGGACCATTAGACTTAATGATTTCTAAGTCTGtaatcctataagaaaagaagttctgggcctcagtttcctcatatgtaaaatggggggtTGAAATGGCTGGTCTTTGTGGTCTCCTCCAGCTCCTTTATTTCAGGGcagcctctctgagcctcagttccctgctctgtaaaatgaggagccaGACTTGAAGATCTTTAAGGCCCTTTCCAGGTCTGTGTCCTCTGATCCTGGGGTTAGAGCTGAGAGGAAACTTAGAGGCcattgggtccaaatctgacattttctagaacaggaaactgagacccactaagtgacttacctagagtcacacagatacCGAGTGGCAGAAGCAGAGTTAGAATCCAGAACCTCTGACTCCATATCCTGGAGGCACTAGTTAATAAGGTCTAAGTCCAGAGGCATTTTAGAGTCTGTCTTAAACTCTGCCCTGTCCTTGATGTCCTCAGGTCCTCCTCCTTCCCACAGTcctgagaggaaggaggaaggctgGATGGGCAAGTATGCTTTCTTCATCTAGTGAAAGAAGCCCTCAACCTGAGGGTCTGGTTAACAAGATGCCCTCTACCATCCCCTGGAGGCTGAGAGCAGGAGGAGGCTACCCTCACCCTCTATTCCCCTGCTCCTAGGACCTAGCTGGGGGGCCACACATGTCTTCTACCCCCTAGCCCAGCACTCCTTCCACTCTACCCCCAACTAAAATTAGGAAGAGCAATAGCAGAGCCTCCTCTCTGCCCTTCCCCTGCCCACTGTCCTTCTGAGGCACCTGGGAAGCAAGGATGGACACTCACCTGGGCTTTGACTGTGGGAATCCAACTGGGCAGCGATGAGCAAGAGCCGAGAGAGGGAGGACCACAGGGCAGGAAGAGGGGATGAAAATGTCTTCCGCCAGGTATTTGGACCCAGCAAGCAACTGGGCTCAGAGGAAAGGGAGCCCCCGACCAGTTAGCCAaagcctgagctcttgctccatGCAGTGGCTGTTGGGAGTGATTTCCTCTCTGTTGCCCGGGAGATCATTGGAGGACCCAACCAAGCAGGTAGGAAACAGATGCCCCCGAGAAGCCACTTCCACTTCCTCCGGTGATCAGGATGCCCGCTTCGGATGACAGGGAAAGCAGAAGGACCTCTCGGGCAGCAGCGGAGGCTGCTGCTTTGCCAACCTGGCCAGGTTGGGGAAGAGAAACAAGCTGTCAGGCTGGGGAGATGTGGGAGGTCCCTCAGCTCCAGAGTCTGCCATTACTTCCTCTTGTCAGCTTGGTCTGTGGTCAGTCCGCCTTGGGCCAGCCCTGCCCTGGCAGACGAGATGCTGGGCTCGAATGCCCTCTGCTGTTGGTGGCCAGATGTGCACACAGCCCTGTGCCCAGGGCAAGCAGCCAGCCCAGGCCAACCCCGATCAATGCAACCATCAtttattagaaaagaaagaaaaagattgcatttattttgtttatgctTCTTTAGGGAGCAGTCACCTCCCCCAGGAGAAGGCGGAAGTGTGGCGTTTCTATCCTCGTATCCCCAGCGTCTGGCACATAGAgaaggcttaataaatgtctcttgATTGCTGATAGACTCATAGGCTTAAAGGTGGAAGCCATGGAGCCCCAAGCACTCTGTCTCAccaatgaagagactgaggcccagagaggtcacTTGACTTACCCAGATTTCACAGTTAACAttagcagagccaagattcacAGGTTTAATTCTCTAGTGGCCTCAACAAGGCAAAAAAAGAAGGTTCTATGAGGCTGGGCAGACCATCCAAAAACCATagcagaggaggaaggagggaagactCCCAACCTCCATGTGACTTCCTCTCACATTCTCTCCATCACTGATGCTTGAAAACATTCCATCAAAACTTTATAGAGacacttttcagctgtgtgaccctgggcaagtcacttgacccccattgcctaatccttagctctcttctgccctggaaccaatacacaggattgactctaa
It includes:
- the LOC100021827 gene encoding G-protein coupled receptor 35-like, which encodes MKVTNSCNSGFNSLEEAYVYMSLYGVIFIVGLTFNVLALWVFCCRMRKWTETQVYMVNLAVADGCLILVLPIVIYFTKMSCSEDLSCQVPQGIYLVNVYMSISIPTAIGVDRYVAIKYPLKAKALRTPGRAAIVCVLLWVVVITMMAFRVIWQIHDGAFCFHKTTEIHTSMVLFSLLGVFLPLVILVFCTLQIVCTLLKVQRRDISEVRQIRKSVAMVCANLVVFVVCFLPLHISIVLNFFLGQNDRFKKVFKVVTLLSNTNCCLDAICYYFVAKEFQQVNPFFFLRCRQPRRVANRRQELQDKTCTTLM